A genomic segment from Salvia splendens isolate huo1 chromosome 13, SspV2, whole genome shotgun sequence encodes:
- the LOC121760855 gene encoding uncharacterized protein LOC121760855 — MTIIDEEVEYKMLKLCGLTTVSLDKAKPNDNKTQSKKLKLSSKSTPMAVLQLSPSPLPPPQPISRRKFTKLRRLPMLKVRAVAKESGAAEAAAIVGGLVATPVIGWSLYTLKTTGCGLPPGPAGSIGALEGVSYLVVVGIVAWSLYTKTKTGSGLPNGPFGLLGAVEGLSYLSLLAIVVVFGLQFVEQGSIPGPLPSDQCFG, encoded by the coding sequence ATGACTATTATCGACGAGGAAGTGGAGTATAAAATGCTGAAATTATGTGGTTTAACAACCGTTTCCTTGGATAAGGCAAAGCCTAACGATAACAAAACTCAATCGAAAAAGCTCAAGCTCAGCAGTAAATCCACTCCAATGGCAGTGCTACAACTCTCTCCATCGCCATTGCCGCCGCCGCAGCCAATCAGCCGCCGTAAATTCACCAAACTCAGGCGGCTGCCGATGCTCAAAGTGCGGGCCGTGGCCAAGGAGAGCGGCGCCGCTGAGGCAGCCGCCATCGTGGGCGGACTAGTCGCGACGCCGGTGATCGGTTGGTCCCTCTACACCCTCAAAACCACCGGATGCGGGCTTCCACCCGGGCCGGCGGGCTCTATAGGCGCACTGGAGGGAGTGAGCTACCTGGTGGTGGTGGGCATTGTGGCGTGGTCGCTCTACACCAAGACCAAGACGGGCTCGGGCCTTCCCAATGGGCCTTTTGGCCTCTTGGGGGCTGTTGAGGGCCTCTCCTATCTGTCTTTGTTGGCTATTGTTGTTGTGTTTGGGCTGCAATTCGTTGAGCAAGGATCCATTCCCGGCCCGCTTCCTAGTGATCAATGTTTTGGTTAG
- the LOC121762985 gene encoding proline-rich receptor-like protein kinase PERK5 yields MDPKMKLHPPAGSFMGGGWAPGTSGEFGPGYNNSGQHGAIQSQNVGGMYQFSYEELANATNGFSQVNMLGQGGYGLVHKGVLPDGRVVAVKSLKSGSGQGEREFQAEVEIISRVHHRHLVSLVGYCIATGNKLLVYEFVANKTLEFHLHDKGGAGLDWSTRLRIAVGMAKGLAYLHEDCSPRIIHRDIKAANILIDNNFEAMVADFGLAKLTTDNNTHVSTRVMGTFGYLAPEYASSGKLSEKSDVFSFGVMLLEIVTGRRPIDLTNTMEDSLVDWARPLLTKALEDGNFEEVVDPGLEGRFDHDELSRMAACAAASIRHSARKRPKMSQIVRALEGDSSLDDLNDGVKPGQSTTFNPNGGSDAYDTRAYNADMMKFKKMVMDSEEFTSNEYGGDSSDK; encoded by the exons ATGGATCCGAAGATGAAGCTCCACCCGCCCGCAGGAAGCTTCATGGGAGGCGGGTGGGCCCCTGGCACGAGTGGTGAATTCGGCCCGGGGTATAATAACTCAGGGCAACATGGTGCGATCCAGTCGCAGAACGTGGGAGGTATGTACCAGTTCAGCTATGAGGAGCTTGCCAACGCCACCAATGGCTTCTCTCAGGTCAATATGTTGGGGCAAGGCGGTTACGGCCTCGTTCACAAGGGTGTTCTTCCTGATGGGAGGGTTGTCGCTGTGAAGAGCCTCAAGAGCGGGAGCGGGCAAGGCGAGCGAGAATTCCAAGCGGAGGTTGAGATCATCAGTCGcgtccaccaccgccaccttgTCTCTCTCGTCGGATACTGTATTGCTACTGGCAACAAACTCCTTGTCTACGAGTTTGTTGCTAATAAGACGCTCGAGTTTCATCTTCATG ATAAAGGTGGAGCTGGGCTTGATTGGTCGACAAGGCTTCGTATTGCAGTTGGCATGGCTAAGGGGCTTGCTTATCTCCATGAAGATT GTAGCCCGCGGATTATCCATCGTGATATCAAAGCTGCAAACATTCTTATTGACAACAACTTTGAAGCAATG GTGGCTGATTTCGGTTTGGCTAAACTCACTACCGATAACAATACTCATGTCTCTACCCGCGTGATGGGAACATTTGG ATACCTAGCGCCGGAATATGCTTCAAGCGGGAAGCTGTCAGAGAAATCCGACGTCTTCTCATTCGGAGTAATGTTGTTGGAGATTGTCACGGGCCGGAGACCCATCGATCTCACTAACACGATGGAAGACAGCCTCGTAGATTGGGCTCGGCCTCTTCTCACCAAGGCGCTCGAAGATGGCAACTTCGAAGAAGTGGTGGATCCGGGGCTCGAGGGTAGATTCGACCATGACGAGCTCTCTCGCATGGCCGCATGTGCTGCGGCCAGCATACGCCATTCCGCGCGAAAGCGCCCTAAGATGAGCCAGATCGTGCGGGCCCTCGAGGGAGACTCGTCCCTCGATGACCTGAACGACGGTGTCAAGCCCGGCCAGAGCACCACGTTTAACCCTAATGGGGGGTCGGATGCGTACGACACGCGAGCGTATAATGCAGACATGATGAAGTTCAAGAAGATGGTAATGGATTCGGAGGAGTTCACTAGCAACGAATACGGCGGAGATTCCTCTGATAAATAG
- the LOC121762984 gene encoding uncharacterized protein LOC121762984, with protein sequence MAPNHSGVNLNVEEKKKWAELSQLPYRVARYPCPITIRRLGIEQCFNELCEEGQLNGLFMAQRNPSYQRLTLEFLSTLEVIMNRREIVAIKFRMRNAEYTVTMAQFKEIFGFSGEVYREPFNFSHNANDFWKAITTVDDNFAANRAKGSLIRNPALRLLQKACVCYPFARHEHGSVQRDELFLLWTILHKEAPLNLGHFMIKHLERASKKKTGTLCVGAVVSAIALHLGVSTRGLVADIGDNLMDFGFLRRTRLVGVDQRGQIYLIQRAADHYPLPDTVNTYVNGPFHKENWKMKAAVHEQVTAVNPRNLQFRDVSPSSSVDEAPHMGFPEIEMGDEQNEEENEEEGEDQPTYQGGDEAGTSTQRTRSRQERQEEDYGSINERLTRMELRQQEYWVQNEARWDQFETNWTQFTDFNNAQWANINARFDEFRGQWQHPPPPPQ encoded by the coding sequence ATGGCGCCCAACCACTCTGGAGTTAATTTGAATGtcgaagagaagaagaaatgggCCGAACTCTCACAACTACCCTACCGGGTAGCTAGATATCCATGCCCTATCACAATCCGACGGTTGGGCATTGAGCAGTGCTtcaatgagctatgtgaagagGGGCAACTAAATGGGCTCTTCATGGCACAGAGGAACCCCTCCTATCAGAGGCTTACACTGGAGTTCTTGTCTACCCTTGAGGTAATCATGAACAGGAGGGAGATAGTTGCCATCAAGTTTCGTATGAGGAATGCTGAGTACACAGTGACGATGGCACAATTCAAGGAGATCTTTGGATTTTCAGGGGAGGTGTATAGAGAGCCGTTTAACTTCAGTCACAATGCGAATGACTTCTGGAAGGCCATCACTACCGTTGATGACAACTTCGCCGCCAACAGGGCAAAGGGTTCTCTCATTAGGAACCCAGCCTTGCGCTTACTCCAGAAGGCGTGTGTATGTTACCCCTTCGCTCGTCATGAGCATGGGAGTGTGCAGAGAGACGAGCTCTTCCTGTTATGGACTATTTTGCACAAGGAGGCTCCCTTGAATTTGGGCCACTTCATGATCAAACATCTTGAGAGGGCTTCGAAGAAGAAAACCGGCACACTCTGTGTCGGTGCGGTTGTGTCAGCTATTGCACTCCATCTGGGAGTGTCGACGAGGGGCTTGGTCGCCGACATTGGTGACAACTTGATGGACTTCGGCTTTCTGAGAAGAACAAGGCTGGTCGGAGTGGACCAACGAGGGCAGATATATTTGATACAGAGGGCAGCAGATCATTACCCTCTCCCGGACACCGTCAACACCTATGTGAACGGTCCTTTCCACAAGGAAAACTGGAAGATGAAGGCTGCGGTCCACGAACAAGTCACGGCGGTGAATCCGCGGAACTTGCAATTTAGGGAtgtgagcccgagctcgagtgTTGATGAAGCGCCCCACATGGGCTTTCCCGAGATCGAGATGGGGGACGAgcagaatgaagaagaaaatgaggagGAAGGTGAGGATCAACCGACATACCAAGGGGGAGATGAAGCCGGGACAAGCACGCAGAGGACACGAAGCCGACAAGAGCGACAAGAGGAGGACTACGGCTCGATCAATGAGAGGTTGACACGGATGGAGTTGCGTCAGCAGGAATATTGGGTCCAGAATGAAGCGCGATGGGACCAGTTCGAAACCAACTGGACCCAATTCACTGATTTCAACAATGCACAATGGGCCAACATCAATGCCCGATTCGATGAATTCCGTGGCCAGTGGCAGcatccgcctcctcctccgcagTGA
- the LOC121762981 gene encoding ATP-dependent DNA helicase DDM1-like, with protein sequence MAAEDEVKSETAADSPTSVLEDEDCKGNSGVKGEVDDVKEGCHPLISKAMVEEEEKLLEERLKEEEQKPVEGASLNGTQFTKLDELLTQTQLYSEFLLEKMDDITKNGLEDDEKTAVKGGTRGRGSKRKAGANYNNKKAKRAVAAMLTRGKDGCSAEDSTLTDAERDEKEQAELVPLLTGGKLKTYQLKGVKWMISLWQNGLNGILADQMGLGKTIQTLAFLGHLKGNGLHGPYLIIAPLSTLSNWLNEIERFLPSVNAIIYHGDKNERDEIARKHMPRTMGPKFPIVITSYEIVMFDARRVLRHYSWKYIVVDEGHRLKNSKCKLLRELKLLPVENKLLLTGTPLQNNLAELWSLLNFILPDIFSSHEEFESWFDFSGRCTSEAIKEEMEEKRRAQVVAKLHAILRPFLLRRMKSDVELMLPRKKEILLYATMTDYQKTFQDHLVNKTLEGHILEKSFNATYGFKGKLNNLMVQLRKNCNHPDLLESTFDGSYFYPPVEQIVEQCGKFKLLDRLLAKLFAQKHKVLIFSQWTKILDIMDYYFSERGFQVCRIDGNVKLSERKRQIQEFNDVDSDYRIFLLSTRAGGLGINLTAADTCILYDSDWNPQADLQAMDRCHRIGQTKPVHVYRLATAQSIEGRILKRAFSKLRLEHVVIGKGQFKQERSKDGSDTIMEEELLDLLREVEDEEDRWIQTDISDEDLEKVLDRSDLVAGPSEEEKGDAKQNVYPLKGPGWEVILPTATGGMLSTLNS encoded by the exons ATGGCTGCCGAGGACGAAGTGAAGAGCGAGACTGCCGCAGATTCTCCAACCTCTGTTCTTGAAGACGAG gaTTGCAAAGGGAATTCAGGTGTTAAAGGGGAGGTGGACGATGTCAAGGAAGGATGTCATCCACTTATTTCAAAAGCCATGGTGGAGGAGGAAGAAAAGCTGCTGGAAGAGCGGCTGAAAGAAGAAGAGCAGAAACCTGTAGAAGGAGCTAGTCTGAATGGCACCCAGTTCACGAAATTGGATGAGCTTTTGACTCAGACCCAGCTTTACTCAGAGTTTCTACTGGAGAAAATGGATGATATTACAAAG AATGGGCTGGAGGATGATGAGAAAACTGCTGTCAAAGGAGGAACGAGAGGCCGTGGTTCTAAAAGAAAGGCTGGTGCAAATTATAATAAT AAGAAAGCAAAGAGAGCAGTTGCAGCTATGCTTACAAGAGGGAAAGATGGTTGTTCTGCTGAAGATTCGACCCTTACAGATGcagagagagatgagaaagaGCAGGCAGAATTGGTACCTTTATTGACTGGTGGAAAGTTGAAAACATATCAGCTTAAGGGCGTAAAATGGATGATCTCATTGTGGCAAAATGGATTAAATGGGATCCTCGCAGATCAAATGGGTCTCGGTAAAACAATTCAAACCCTTGCGTTTCTTGGTCACCTCAAAGGGAATGGATTGCATGGTCCTTACTTGATTATTGCTCCTCTCTCAACTCTATCAAATTGGTTGAATGAGATCGAGAG GTTTCTACCCTCGGTGAATGCAATCATTTACCATGGTGATAAGAATGAGAGAGATGAAATTGCAAGGAAGCATATGCCTAGAACTATGGGTCCCAAGTTCCCCATTGTCATTACCTCTTATGAAATTGTAATGTTTGATGCAAGACGAGTACTGAGACATTACAGCTGGAAATACATTGTTGTTGATGAG GGACACAGGTTGAAAAACTCAAAGTGTAAGTTACTGAGGGAATTGAAACTTTTGCCTGTTGAGAATAAGCTTCTTTTAACTGGCACACCACTGCAAAACAACTTGGCGGAGCTCTGGTCGCTGTTGAATTTTATTCTTCCTGATATATTTTCATCCCATGAGGAGTTTGAATCATG GTTTGACTTCTCAGGGAGGTGCACTAGTGAAGCTATCAAGGAAGAGATGGAAGAGAAAAGAAGGGCTCAG GTAGTGGCCAAACTCCATGCTATTTTGCGTCCATTTCTGCTTCGCAGAATGAAGTCTGATGTTGAGCTAATGCTCCCTCGGAAGAAAGAAATTCTCTTGTATGCAACAATGACTGATTATCAGAAGACCTTCCAAGATcatcttgttaacaaaacactgGAGGGTCACATCTTAGAGAAATCATTTAATG CTACATATGGTTTCAAAGGAAAGCTCAATAATCTGATGGTTCAACTGAGGAAGAACTGCAACCACCCTGACCTTTTGGAGTCCACCTTTGATGGTTCCT ATTTTTACCCACCTGTGGAACAGATTGTGGAGCAGTGtggaaaatttaaattattggaTAGACTGTTGGCTAAGCTCTTTGCTCAAAAGCACAAA GTTCTGATATTCTCACAGTGGACCAAGATCTTAGACATAATGGATTACTATTTTAGTGAAAGGGGATTTCAAGTTTGCAGGATTGATGGTAATGTTAAATTATCAGAACGAAAACGACAG ATTCAGGAATTCAATGACGTGGACAGTGACTATAGAATCTTTCTCCTCAGTACCCGTGCTGGTGGGTTGGGTATTAATCTTACAGCAGCTGACACCTGCATCTTATACGATAGTGATTGG AATCCTCAGGCAGATTTACAGGCCATGGATCGGTGTCACAGAATTGGTCAAACAAAACCTGTTCATGTTTACAGGCTAGCAACTGCCCAATCTATCGAG GGTCGGATTCTGAAAAGAGCTTTTAGCAAATTGAGGCTTGAACATGTGGTGATTGGCAAGGGACAGTTTAAACAAGAAAGATCTAAGGATGGGTCAGATACTATTATG GAAGAGGAATTGCTAGACCTTCTTCGTGAGGTGGAGGATGAAGAGGACCGATGGATTCAGACTGACATCAGTGACGAAGATCTGGAGAAAGTTCTGGACCGTAGTGATCTGGTTGCTGGGCCGTCTGAGGAAGAGAAGGGTGATGCAAAACAAAACGTTTATCCTCTTAAAGGACCTGGTTGGGAGGTGATACTCCCGACTGCAACCGGAGGAATGCTCTCTACTCTCAACAGCTGA
- the LOC121762990 gene encoding uncharacterized protein LOC121762990 — protein MRDDDALPVSTPTHSSSVSSLSSSRKDAASSDSSSIFGRGRYKFWALAVILLLAFWSMLTGTVSLRWSAGDLDDSFTLDYHSPSADDLDVLVMEEREKMVRHMWDVYTNSQRMNLAGFWQEAFVAAYEDLTSEVPEVMEDAISEIARMSARYLDLTPRPRYSSLSLGLRNLNIKDKKKQNPGR, from the exons ATGAGAGACGATGACGCCCTACCCGTATCCACGCCCACTCATTCTTCATCAGTATCTTCCCTATCGTCGTCTAGGAAGGATGCTGCTTCGTCGGATTCCTCCTCCATCTTCGGCCGCGGCCGCTACAAGTTTTGGGCGCTCGCCGTGATTTTGTTGCTCGCGTTCTGGTCCATGCTCACCGGCACCGTCTCCCTCCGCTGGTCCGCCGGAGATCTCGATGACAGCTTCACACTAGACTACCATTCACCCTCCGCCGATGATCTAGACGTTCTC GTTATGGAGGAGAGGGAGAAAATGGTGCGGCACATGTGGGATGTGTATACCAACAGCCAGAGGATGAATCTGGCAGGTTTTTGGCAGGAAGCCTTTGTGGCTGCCTATGAGGATTTGACGAGCGAGGTGCCTGAAGTTATGGAGGATGCTATTTCGGAGATTGCTAGGATGTCAGCTCGCTACCTGGATCTCACCCCGCGTCCACGATATTCTTCGTTGTCATTG GGTTTACGGAATTTGAATATAAAAGATAAGAAAAAGCAAAATCCTGGCAGGTAA